One Glutamicibacter mishrai genomic window carries:
- the coxB gene encoding cytochrome c oxidase subunit II, with protein sequence MKTTFCTNKEEGPSVSSQDRTGSRGSAKAKVLALVGTGALLLTGCSAEAKRGWLPNVERDTTNHTAAIQDFWVHSWIAVVVIGILTWGLMLWCIIAYRRRKTDTGYPRQLSYNMPLEIFYTAIPLVLVLVFFSFNNTLEKSINKPVDSEVVVDVRAKQWSWDFNYTYQGTEKHFAGTQAHLHTDGSEGAREELPTLYLPAGKPVQLDLNSRDVIHSFWVPAFLQKLDMIPGKTNHIYLTPQVEGSYDGKCAELCGEYHSEMLFNVKVVSDAEFKAQLAKMDDGHIGEEYDRQPDTVNGVVVEHGEGE encoded by the coding sequence ATGAAGACCACATTCTGCACCAACAAAGAGGAAGGGCCGTCTGTGAGTTCGCAAGACCGAACCGGCAGTCGCGGGTCTGCTAAAGCCAAAGTTCTGGCTTTAGTCGGCACTGGCGCGCTGCTGTTGACGGGATGTTCAGCGGAGGCTAAACGCGGTTGGCTCCCAAACGTGGAGCGTGACACCACTAACCACACTGCTGCAATCCAGGATTTCTGGGTTCACTCGTGGATCGCCGTGGTAGTCATCGGTATTTTGACTTGGGGCTTGATGCTTTGGTGCATCATCGCCTACCGTCGCCGCAAGACCGACACCGGTTACCCCCGCCAGCTGAGCTACAACATGCCATTGGAGATCTTCTACACGGCCATTCCTTTGGTCCTTGTTCTAGTCTTCTTTAGCTTCAACAACACCCTGGAAAAGAGCATCAACAAGCCTGTTGATTCCGAGGTCGTAGTAGACGTTCGAGCCAAGCAGTGGTCTTGGGACTTCAACTACACCTACCAGGGCACTGAGAAGCATTTCGCCGGCACCCAGGCCCACTTGCACACCGATGGCTCGGAAGGCGCTCGCGAAGAACTGCCTACCTTGTACTTGCCAGCAGGCAAGCCGGTACAGCTGGATCTGAACAGCCGCGATGTAATTCACTCGTTCTGGGTCCCAGCCTTCTTGCAGAAGCTGGACATGATCCCAGGCAAGACCAACCACATCTACCTGACTCCTCAGGTTGAAGGTAGCTATGACGGAAAGTGCGCCGAGCTTTGCGGCGAGTACCACTCCGAAATGCTCTTCAACGTGAAGGTCGTCAGCGACGCAGAGTTCAAGGCTCAGCTCGCGAAGATGGACGATGGACACATCGGCGAAGAATACGACCGCCAGCCGGACACGGTTAACGGTGTAGTAGTAGAGCACGGGGAAGGAGAGTAA